In Pengzhenrongella sicca, a single genomic region encodes these proteins:
- a CDS encoding Cgl0159 family (beta/alpha)8-fold protein — protein MIAIDEITRVRAQEPERIAQALRGRVRGAMPAEADAKLMIIAADHPARGALAAGADPMAMGDRGELLARCVEALSRPGVHGFLGTADMIEDLALLGALDGKLVFGSMNRGGLAGARFEMDDRFTGYDARGVAGAGLDGGKMLLRLDYDDRGTARTLEACAHAVDELAEAGLLALVEPFVSRRVDGRVVNELAPDAVIRSIAITAGLGRTSAFTWLKLPCVPQMERVMAASTMPALILGGAVSDDPDAALAGWAAALALPTVRGLVIGRSLLYPPGGDVASAVDDAVGLL, from the coding sequence ATGATCGCCATCGACGAGATCACGCGGGTCCGCGCCCAGGAGCCCGAGCGAATCGCACAGGCCCTGCGCGGCCGGGTCAGGGGAGCGATGCCCGCCGAGGCGGACGCCAAGCTCATGATCATCGCGGCCGACCACCCCGCGCGCGGGGCGTTGGCCGCCGGCGCCGACCCGATGGCCATGGGCGACCGGGGTGAGCTCCTGGCCCGCTGCGTGGAGGCGCTCTCACGCCCGGGGGTGCACGGGTTCCTCGGCACCGCGGACATGATCGAGGACCTTGCCCTCCTGGGCGCACTCGACGGCAAGCTCGTGTTCGGTTCGATGAACCGCGGGGGTCTCGCCGGCGCGCGGTTCGAGATGGACGACAGGTTCACGGGCTACGACGCCCGCGGGGTCGCCGGAGCCGGCCTCGACGGCGGCAAGATGCTGCTGCGCCTCGACTACGACGACCGCGGCACGGCCCGGACGCTCGAGGCGTGCGCCCACGCGGTCGACGAGCTTGCTGAGGCGGGCCTGCTCGCGCTGGTCGAACCCTTCGTCTCGCGCCGGGTGGACGGTCGCGTCGTCAACGAGCTCGCGCCGGACGCCGTCATCCGGTCGATCGCCATCACGGCTGGCCTCGGGCGCACGTCGGCGTTCACGTGGCTCAAGCTGCCGTGCGTGCCGCAGATGGAGCGGGTCATGGCGGCCTCCACCATGCCCGCGCTCATCCTCGGCGGCGCCGTCTCCGACGACCCCGACGCGGCGTTGGCGGGGTGGGCCGCGGCCCTGGCGCTGCCGACGGTTCGAGGGCTCGTGATCGGCCGGTCCCTGCTGTACCCGCCCGGTGGCGACGTCGCGTCGGCCGTCGACGACGCGGTGGGGCTGCTGTGA
- a CDS encoding tautomerase family protein, with amino-acid sequence MPLVRIDLNQGRTAAQLREIADAVQEVMLDVFAAPPGDRYQIVTEHPAGQVIAEGSGLGIERSDALVMIQVFHQGRSVEQKTRAYAGLSRILAERAGLAPGDLIVSMVENTKEDWSFAGGRAQFLTGEL; translated from the coding sequence ATGCCTCTCGTCCGTATCGATCTGAACCAGGGGCGGACCGCTGCCCAGCTCCGTGAGATCGCCGACGCGGTCCAGGAGGTCATGCTCGACGTCTTCGCCGCGCCGCCTGGCGACCGCTACCAGATCGTCACCGAGCACCCGGCCGGACAGGTGATCGCCGAGGGCTCCGGGCTCGGGATCGAGCGCAGCGACGCGCTCGTGATGATCCAGGTCTTCCACCAGGGGCGCAGCGTCGAGCAGAAGACTCGGGCCTACGCCGGGCTCTCTCGGATCCTCGCCGAGCGAGCCGGGCTCGCTCCGGGCGACCTCATCGTCTCGATGGTCGAGAACACCAAGGAGGACTGGAGCTTCGCCGGCGGGCGCGCGCAGTTCCTCACCGGGGAGCTGTAG
- a CDS encoding beta-galactosidase, whose product MSTPTTHRWLRWPSEPNRKRMAFGADYNPEQWPRETWDEDVRLMREAGVTVVSLAIFSWARLQPERDSWNFDWLDEVIDLLHANGIAVDLGTATASPPPWLVTEHPEILPITHDGSTLWPGGRQHWRPTSPVFREHALRLVTAMAERYRDHPAICAWHVSNELGCHNIYDYSDDAARAFRGWLTARYGSIEALNDAWGTDFWSQRYTRFEQILPPRQAAANPNPTQQLDFKRFSSDALKQYLRAERDILHRITPGVPVTTNFMVMPGITAMNYADWAAEVDFVANDHYVVPGPQARDELSFSANLTGNIAGGKPWFLMEHSTSAVNWQPINTPKKPGALRRDSLTHVAHGADAVCFFQWRQSKAGAEKFHSAMVPHAGEDSPIFRDVVSLGSELGALSSVVGARRRKAAAAIIFDWDSLWASEQDSHPTERLRYKQEALDWYSAFLALGIRADVVPSAADLDGYSLVVAPILYSVPAVLKARLETYVGSGGHLVTGYFSGITDEHDHIWLGGYPGALADLLGIRIDEFGPLADGDEVGLDNGTTATLWADRVRPVADGVEVLARYATGDQAGDAAITRRAVGAGSAAYVGARLGAEGLEPVLADLAARAGVASELPVGLRGAVEQAIRADDDGDYVFLINRTDAAVDISGVDGETLTGEETTLAPRSVAVRRYVRTPGA is encoded by the coding sequence GTGTCCACACCCACCACCCATCGCTGGCTGCGCTGGCCGTCCGAGCCGAACCGCAAGCGCATGGCCTTCGGTGCCGACTACAACCCGGAGCAGTGGCCCCGCGAGACGTGGGACGAGGACGTGCGGCTCATGCGCGAGGCCGGCGTCACCGTGGTCTCCCTCGCGATCTTCTCCTGGGCGCGCCTGCAGCCCGAGCGCGACTCCTGGAACTTCGACTGGCTCGACGAGGTCATCGACCTGCTGCACGCGAACGGCATCGCCGTCGACCTCGGCACCGCGACGGCCTCCCCGCCGCCGTGGCTCGTGACCGAGCACCCCGAGATCCTCCCGATCACCCACGACGGCAGCACCCTCTGGCCCGGCGGGCGGCAGCACTGGCGCCCCACCAGCCCCGTCTTCCGCGAGCACGCGCTGAGGCTCGTGACCGCGATGGCCGAGCGCTACCGGGACCACCCGGCGATCTGCGCCTGGCACGTCTCCAACGAGCTCGGCTGCCACAACATCTACGACTACTCCGACGACGCCGCCCGCGCCTTCCGCGGCTGGCTCACCGCGCGCTACGGCAGCATCGAGGCGCTCAACGATGCCTGGGGCACGGACTTCTGGTCCCAGCGCTACACCCGGTTCGAGCAGATCCTGCCCCCGCGTCAGGCCGCCGCGAACCCGAACCCCACGCAGCAGCTCGACTTCAAGCGGTTCTCCTCGGACGCCCTCAAGCAGTACCTGCGCGCCGAACGCGACATCCTGCACCGCATCACGCCGGGGGTCCCCGTCACCACCAACTTCATGGTCATGCCCGGGATCACGGCCATGAACTACGCCGACTGGGCCGCCGAGGTGGACTTCGTCGCCAACGATCACTACGTCGTCCCCGGCCCCCAGGCGAGGGACGAGCTGTCCTTCTCGGCGAACCTCACCGGCAACATCGCCGGCGGCAAGCCGTGGTTCCTCATGGAGCACTCCACCAGCGCGGTGAACTGGCAGCCGATCAACACCCCGAAGAAGCCCGGGGCGCTGCGTCGCGACTCCCTCACGCACGTCGCGCACGGCGCGGACGCCGTCTGCTTCTTCCAGTGGCGGCAGTCCAAGGCCGGCGCGGAGAAGTTCCACTCCGCGATGGTTCCCCACGCCGGCGAGGACAGCCCGATCTTCCGCGACGTCGTGAGCCTCGGCAGCGAGCTCGGGGCGCTCTCGAGCGTCGTCGGGGCTCGCCGCCGGAAGGCAGCGGCGGCCATCATCTTCGACTGGGACTCGCTGTGGGCGTCCGAGCAGGACTCCCACCCGACCGAGCGGCTGCGCTACAAGCAGGAGGCCCTCGACTGGTACTCGGCTTTCCTCGCCCTCGGCATCCGCGCCGACGTCGTTCCGTCCGCCGCGGACCTCGATGGCTACAGCCTCGTCGTCGCGCCCATCCTGTACTCGGTCCCCGCGGTTCTGAAGGCGCGCCTCGAGACGTACGTGGGCTCCGGCGGCCACCTCGTGACGGGCTACTTCAGCGGCATCACGGACGAGCACGACCACATCTGGCTCGGGGGCTACCCCGGCGCCCTCGCGGACCTGCTCGGCATCCGCATCGACGAGTTCGGTCCGTTGGCCGACGGCGACGAGGTCGGTCTGGACAACGGCACGACCGCGACGCTCTGGGCGGACCGGGTGCGGCCCGTCGCCGACGGCGTCGAGGTCCTGGCCCGGTACGCGACCGGTGACCAGGCCGGCGATGCCGCGATCACGCGCCGCGCCGTCGGCGCTGGTAGCGCTGCCTATGTGGGTGCGCGGCTCGGTGCGGAGGGCCTCGAGCCGGTGCTCGCGGACCTCGCTGCTCGTGCGGGGGTCGCCAGTGAGCTGCCCGTCGGGCTTCGCGGGGCCGTCGAGCAAGCGATCCGTGCCGACGACGACGGCGACTACGTGTTCCTGATCAACCGTACGGACGCAGCCGTGGACATCAGCGGGGTCGACGGCGAGACGTTGACCGGAGAGGAGACCACGCTGGCTCCCCGCTCCGTCGCCGTGCGCCGGTACGTGCGCACTCCGGGAGCGTGA
- a CDS encoding type II toxin-antitoxin system RelE/ParE family toxin yields the protein MIVSFRHKGLEQLYRDGSKRGVQAAHVPKLVRILSALDVAQAPADLAIPSFRTHLLKGDLAGHWSIWVNGNWRVTFRFTENDVELVDYQDYH from the coding sequence ATGATCGTCAGTTTCCGGCACAAGGGCCTGGAGCAGCTGTACCGCGATGGGTCCAAGCGGGGCGTCCAGGCCGCTCATGTCCCGAAGTTGGTGCGCATCCTGTCAGCGCTGGACGTGGCCCAGGCGCCCGCGGACCTGGCGATCCCGTCGTTTCGGACGCATCTGCTGAAGGGCGACCTCGCGGGGCACTGGTCGATCTGGGTGAACGGCAACTGGCGAGTGACGTTCAGGTTCACCGAGAACGACGTCGAGCTCGTCGACTATCAGGACTACCACTGA
- a CDS encoding LacI family DNA-binding transcriptional regulator, with amino-acid sequence MRRIPTQADVAARAGVSRALVSMALSGRPEVAETTRTLILQASRDIGYRVNGPAANLARRRTSLLGVVLQDVANPFFSEVAAHIQDAAEAAGLTTLLNDGRRDAAREAQAVEVFLRLRVDGLVIVSPLQDAAALTAIGRQAPTVVVGQPVPAATVDFVHNDAAAGGRCATEHLLSLGHRDIAYLDVAAGVEEPLLLDRRAGYLAAMAAAGLSERTSVVSDIAADGDAARLVLNLARRPTALLAHNDVSAIAAMGVLAQAGIAIPGDISVVGYDNTRLAAMPQFDLTSVDQPRARTGETAFALLLERMGGREPGRTVRLEPNLIVRGSTAPISST; translated from the coding sequence ATGCGGCGAATCCCGACCCAGGCGGACGTAGCTGCACGCGCCGGGGTGTCGCGCGCGCTCGTCTCGATGGCGCTGTCGGGACGCCCCGAGGTCGCCGAGACCACGCGCACGCTCATCCTGCAGGCGTCCCGGGACATCGGCTATCGCGTCAACGGCCCGGCGGCCAATCTCGCCCGGCGGCGCACGTCGCTCCTCGGCGTCGTGCTGCAGGACGTCGCCAACCCGTTCTTCAGCGAGGTGGCGGCCCACATCCAGGACGCGGCCGAGGCGGCGGGGCTCACGACCCTCCTGAACGACGGCCGTCGCGACGCGGCCCGCGAGGCGCAGGCGGTCGAGGTGTTCCTGCGGCTTCGGGTCGACGGCCTGGTCATCGTCTCGCCGCTGCAGGATGCCGCGGCGCTCACGGCGATTGGACGCCAGGCGCCGACGGTCGTGGTCGGCCAGCCGGTGCCCGCCGCAACCGTCGACTTCGTCCACAACGACGCGGCCGCCGGCGGGCGGTGCGCGACCGAGCACCTGCTCTCGCTCGGCCATCGAGACATCGCCTACCTCGACGTCGCCGCCGGCGTCGAGGAGCCGCTCCTGCTGGACCGGCGCGCGGGATACCTCGCGGCCATGGCAGCGGCCGGGCTCAGTGAACGAACGTCGGTCGTCTCCGACATCGCCGCCGACGGCGACGCGGCCCGGCTGGTCCTCAACCTCGCCCGGCGCCCGACGGCGCTGCTCGCCCACAACGACGTCAGCGCGATCGCGGCGATGGGGGTGCTCGCCCAGGCCGGCATCGCCATCCCGGGCGACATCTCGGTGGTGGGGTACGACAACACGCGACTGGCCGCGATGCCGCAGTTCGACCTGACGAGTGTCGACCAGCCGCGAGCGCGCACCGGCGAGACGGCCTTCGCCCTGCTCCTCGAACGGATGGGTGGCCGCGAACCGGGGCGCACCGTGCGGCTCGAGCCGAACCTCATCGTGCGCGGGTCGACCGCCCCGATCTCGTCAACCTGA
- a CDS encoding GntR family transcriptional regulator, whose protein sequence is MSSDSITPLRIDLDRSSPIPLYHQMAKAIEKSIETGELAPGARLENEIALAGRLRVSRPTARRALHELVELGMLVRKRGVGTQVAPVRVRRKVGLTSLFDDLADSGRTPTTKVLEYSVGPGAAEVTNALEIPLEAEVVTVQRLRYADGEPLSVMVNQLSLEIAPSYEELAELGLYAALRTRGIEVHMAQQQIGARTATAAEARILEEKPKAALLTMERTAYDSAGRPIEHGFHVYRASRYSFSTTLFAQ, encoded by the coding sequence ATGTCGAGCGACTCAATCACCCCGCTGCGCATCGATCTCGATCGCTCGAGCCCCATCCCGCTCTACCACCAGATGGCCAAGGCGATCGAGAAGAGCATCGAGACCGGTGAGCTCGCCCCGGGGGCCCGCCTCGAGAACGAGATCGCCCTCGCCGGGCGCCTGCGGGTCTCCCGCCCGACCGCTCGACGCGCGTTGCATGAGCTCGTCGAGCTCGGGATGCTCGTGCGCAAGCGCGGCGTCGGGACCCAGGTCGCCCCGGTGCGCGTGCGCCGCAAGGTCGGGCTTACGAGCCTGTTCGACGACCTGGCCGACAGCGGCCGCACCCCGACGACGAAGGTGCTGGAGTACTCGGTCGGGCCGGGCGCCGCCGAGGTCACGAACGCGCTCGAGATCCCGCTCGAGGCCGAGGTGGTCACGGTGCAGCGGCTGCGGTACGCCGACGGCGAGCCGCTGTCGGTGATGGTGAACCAGCTGTCGCTCGAGATCGCGCCGTCGTATGAGGAGCTCGCCGAGCTGGGGCTGTACGCGGCCCTGCGCACGCGCGGGATCGAGGTCCACATGGCGCAGCAGCAGATCGGGGCCCGCACGGCGACGGCCGCCGAGGCCCGCATCCTCGAGGAGAAGCCGAAGGCGGCCCTGCTCACCATGGAGCGCACCGCCTACGACTCCGCCGGCCGGCCGATCGAGCACGGCTTCCACGTCTACCGCGCGTCGCGGTACAGCTTCTCGACCACCCTGTTCGCGCAGTAG
- a CDS encoding HigA family addiction module antitoxin: protein MKNPVHPGEILREDVLADLGLGVGEAASRLGISRVALSRVLHGHARISPNLAVRLEAAGVGTARAWLAMQTAHDLALERASGSPKVRPLSDVA from the coding sequence ATGAAGAACCCGGTGCACCCGGGCGAGATCCTGCGCGAAGACGTACTGGCCGACCTCGGCCTGGGCGTCGGTGAGGCCGCGTCGCGGCTCGGGATCTCGCGGGTAGCGCTGAGCAGGGTCCTGCACGGACACGCACGGATCAGCCCGAACTTGGCGGTGCGGTTGGAGGCGGCCGGTGTAGGTACCGCCCGCGCGTGGTTGGCGATGCAGACGGCCCACGATCTGGCCCTTGAGCGGGCCTCCGGCTCGCCCAAGGTTCGCCCCCTCAGCGACGTCGCCTGA
- the iolC gene encoding 5-dehydro-2-deoxygluconokinase: protein MVLSEVEVVTIGRSGVDIYPLQTGVGLEDVESFGKFLGGSPTNVAVAAARLGRSAAVLTGVGADSFGRFVRREMLRLGVRDDFVITSPQFATPVTFCEIFPPDNFPLYFYRQPSAPDLQLRAADLPIDLIRDAGVFWVSLTGLSEEPSRSAHQVAIAARANSRHTVFDLDYRPMFWTSPAEASAQVRRVLGQFTVAVGNREECEIAVGEVEPDRAADALLEAGVEIAIVKQGPKGTLAKTRDERVVVPPTPIEVVNGLGAGDAFGGSLCHGLLSGWGLERIVAGASAAGAIVASRLECSTAMPTQDEVEAVLAGTPVAELHRAQVRSPR from the coding sequence ATCGTGCTGTCAGAGGTGGAGGTCGTCACCATCGGCCGATCAGGGGTGGACATCTACCCTCTGCAGACCGGAGTCGGTCTGGAGGACGTCGAGTCGTTCGGCAAGTTCCTGGGCGGCAGCCCGACGAACGTCGCCGTCGCCGCTGCGCGGCTCGGTCGCTCCGCGGCGGTCCTGACCGGCGTCGGTGCCGACTCCTTCGGCCGGTTCGTGCGGCGCGAGATGCTGCGGCTCGGGGTTCGGGACGATTTCGTCATCACCTCCCCGCAGTTCGCGACCCCCGTCACGTTCTGCGAGATCTTCCCGCCGGACAACTTCCCCCTGTACTTCTACCGTCAGCCGAGCGCGCCCGATCTGCAGCTGCGTGCGGCCGACCTCCCGATCGACCTGATTCGGGACGCCGGCGTCTTCTGGGTCTCGCTCACCGGGCTCTCGGAGGAGCCGAGCCGGTCCGCCCACCAGGTAGCGATCGCGGCGCGGGCCAACTCCCGGCACACGGTCTTCGACCTCGACTACCGCCCGATGTTCTGGACCAGCCCGGCCGAGGCGAGCGCGCAGGTCCGCCGGGTGCTGGGGCAGTTCACCGTCGCGGTGGGCAACCGTGAGGAGTGCGAGATCGCGGTCGGCGAGGTCGAGCCCGACCGCGCGGCCGACGCGCTGCTCGAGGCCGGCGTCGAGATCGCGATCGTCAAGCAGGGGCCGAAGGGGACACTCGCGAAGACGCGGGACGAGCGGGTCGTGGTCCCCCCGACCCCGATCGAGGTCGTCAACGGGCTCGGCGCGGGCGACGCGTTCGGCGGCTCGCTCTGCCACGGCCTGCTGAGCGGCTGGGGGCTCGAGCGGATCGTGGCCGGGGCGAGCGCCGCCGGGGCGATCGTCGCCTCGCGACTCGAGTGCTCGACTGCCATGCCGACGCAGGACGAGGTGGAGGCGGTCCTTGCCGGCACCCCGGTCGCCGAGCTGCACCGGGCGCAGGTCAGGAGCCCGCGATGA
- a CDS encoding transaldolase family protein, translated as MPQTQTHTQPSPTSELIDSPLLEMTQHTPTVLWNDSADPIELAQAMRWGCVGATCNPVIAYSTIKKNPAIWVPRIREIAERLPTAGEAEIGWQAVKDMTVEAAAMLEDVFETYQGRNGRVSVQTDPRLHRDKAALVDQALEFHALAKNIIVKIPATKVGIAAMEEATYRGVSINATVSFTVPQAVAVGEAIERALVRREAEGLDVSTMGPVVTIMGGRLDDWLKKVVARDKLTIDPGYLEWAGVAALKRGYQVFTERGFRSRILSAAFRNHMQWSELIGGDLVVSPPFAWQQRFNASGIDPVARIDTPVDPRILAALEQIPDFVRAYEVDGMTTDEFEHYGSCSTTLRQFLAADADLDSLVRDIIVPAPLT; from the coding sequence GTGCCCCAGACCCAGACCCACACCCAGCCGAGCCCCACCAGCGAGCTCATCGACTCGCCGCTCCTCGAGATGACGCAGCACACCCCGACCGTGCTGTGGAACGACTCCGCCGACCCGATCGAGCTCGCCCAGGCGATGCGCTGGGGCTGCGTGGGGGCGACGTGCAACCCCGTGATCGCCTACAGCACCATCAAGAAGAACCCAGCGATCTGGGTGCCACGCATCCGGGAGATCGCCGAGCGGCTGCCGACGGCGGGCGAGGCCGAGATCGGCTGGCAGGCGGTCAAGGACATGACGGTCGAGGCCGCCGCGATGCTCGAGGACGTGTTCGAGACGTACCAGGGACGCAACGGGCGGGTCTCGGTCCAGACGGACCCGCGGCTGCACCGCGACAAGGCCGCCCTGGTCGACCAGGCGCTCGAGTTCCACGCGCTCGCCAAGAACATCATCGTGAAGATCCCGGCCACGAAGGTCGGGATCGCGGCGATGGAGGAGGCCACCTACCGCGGCGTCAGCATCAACGCGACCGTCTCGTTCACCGTTCCGCAGGCGGTCGCCGTCGGCGAAGCGATCGAGCGCGCCCTCGTGCGCCGCGAGGCGGAGGGACTCGACGTCTCGACCATGGGCCCGGTCGTCACGATCATGGGCGGGCGCCTGGACGACTGGTTGAAAAAGGTCGTCGCTCGCGACAAGCTCACCATCGACCCCGGCTACCTCGAGTGGGCCGGCGTCGCCGCCCTCAAGCGCGGCTACCAGGTGTTCACCGAGCGCGGGTTCCGCAGCCGCATCCTGTCGGCAGCGTTCCGCAACCACATGCAGTGGAGCGAGCTCATCGGGGGCGACCTCGTGGTCTCTCCCCCGTTCGCCTGGCAGCAGCGGTTCAACGCGAGCGGGATCGACCCGGTTGCACGGATCGACACGCCCGTCGACCCGCGGATCCTCGCGGCCCTCGAGCAGATCCCCGACTTCGTCCGCGCCTACGAGGTCGACGGGATGACGACCGACGAGTTCGAGCACTACGGGTCGTGCAGCACCACGCTGCGGCAGTTCCTCGCCGCCGACGCCGACCTCGACTCGCTCGTGCGCGACATCATCGTGCCGGCGCCGCTCACCTGA
- the iolG gene encoding inositol 2-dehydrogenase produces the protein MLNIAIIGAGRIGAVHAATVASHPRARLVLVADPFGTNAADVAAKFGARSTTDVADVFAASDVDAVIIGSPTATHVDHIIAAVRAGKAVLCEKPVDLSLERVDACLAAIAGHEDSVMIGFNRRFDPSFAEVHARVLAGEIGALEQLTIISRDPAAPPASYIAGSGGIFRDMTIHDFDTARYFLGDIVSVSAVGQHLDAAIEAAGDFDAAVVTLTAASGAVATIINSRHCASGYDQRLEAFGPRGALEAINHLATSVRYSGAAQTSADGPYLDFFLQRYADAYRLELSEFIDCVTAGAAPSPSILDGRAALILADAATLSARTGETVAVAAAPEPVVSAR, from the coding sequence ATGCTCAACATCGCCATCATCGGGGCGGGACGGATCGGTGCGGTGCACGCCGCCACCGTCGCGTCGCACCCGCGGGCCCGGCTCGTGCTCGTGGCGGATCCGTTCGGCACCAACGCCGCCGACGTCGCCGCGAAGTTCGGGGCGCGCTCCACGACGGACGTCGCCGACGTCTTCGCGGCGAGCGACGTCGACGCCGTCATCATCGGGTCGCCGACCGCGACCCACGTGGACCACATCATCGCCGCGGTCCGCGCGGGCAAGGCCGTGCTGTGCGAGAAGCCCGTCGACCTCAGTCTCGAGCGGGTCGACGCGTGCCTGGCTGCGATCGCCGGGCACGAGGACTCGGTGATGATCGGCTTCAATCGCCGGTTCGACCCGTCGTTCGCCGAGGTCCACGCGCGCGTCCTGGCCGGGGAGATCGGTGCGCTCGAGCAGCTCACCATCATCAGCCGCGACCCGGCCGCGCCGCCGGCGTCGTACATCGCCGGTTCCGGCGGGATCTTTCGCGACATGACGATCCACGACTTCGACACGGCGCGATACTTCCTCGGCGACATCGTCTCGGTCTCGGCGGTCGGCCAGCACCTCGACGCCGCGATCGAGGCGGCCGGGGACTTCGACGCCGCCGTCGTCACGCTCACCGCCGCGAGCGGCGCGGTCGCGACGATCATCAACTCGCGCCACTGCGCGTCCGGCTACGACCAGCGCCTCGAGGCGTTCGGCCCGCGGGGCGCGCTCGAGGCGATCAACCACCTGGCGACGTCGGTGCGCTACTCCGGAGCGGCGCAGACCTCGGCGGACGGCCCGTACCTGGACTTCTTCCTGCAGCGCTACGCCGACGCGTACCGCCTCGAGCTGAGCGAGTTCATCGACTGCGTGACGGCCGGGGCCGCTCCCTCCCCGTCGATCCTCGACGGGCGCGCGGCCCTGATCCTCGCCGACGCGGCGACGCTCAGCGCGCGCACCGGAGAGACCGTCGCCGTCGCCGCGGCACCCGAGCCCGTCGTCAGCGCTCGCTGA
- a CDS encoding TIM barrel protein, protein MDPSRVLAEMKAVGLEATEFGPQGWLPSAPVARAETLQGFGLAAVGAFVPVVLHDPDHDPLPAVSLELDSFQAAGGDVLVLAANSGLAGYDERPVLDELGWATMFANLDRLAELAASRGIKATLHPHVGTMVEKRDEVLRVLAGSQIPLCLDTGHLLIGGTDPVELVAAYAGRINHVHAKDVRVDLAKRVQAGELTYTEAVREGIYVPLGEGDVNFGAIVAALDAVGFDGWYVLEQDTILAAEPTDEGPVKDVRSSIRYLRGLATA, encoded by the coding sequence ATGGACCCGTCGAGGGTGCTCGCCGAGATGAAGGCGGTGGGGCTCGAGGCAACTGAGTTCGGCCCCCAGGGCTGGCTGCCGTCGGCGCCCGTGGCGCGTGCCGAGACGCTGCAGGGCTTCGGGCTCGCCGCCGTCGGCGCGTTCGTCCCGGTGGTGCTGCACGACCCGGATCACGACCCGCTTCCCGCGGTCAGCCTCGAGCTCGACAGCTTCCAGGCTGCGGGCGGGGACGTCCTCGTGCTCGCCGCGAACTCCGGGCTCGCGGGGTACGACGAGCGACCGGTGCTCGACGAGCTCGGGTGGGCGACCATGTTCGCCAACCTGGACCGCCTCGCCGAGCTCGCGGCGTCCCGCGGGATCAAGGCGACCCTGCACCCGCACGTCGGGACGATGGTCGAGAAGCGCGACGAGGTGCTCCGCGTGCTGGCCGGCTCCCAGATCCCGCTGTGCCTGGACACCGGCCACCTGCTGATCGGCGGGACCGATCCGGTCGAGCTCGTGGCGGCGTACGCCGGTCGGATCAACCACGTTCACGCCAAGGACGTGCGGGTCGACCTCGCCAAGCGGGTGCAGGCGGGCGAGCTCACCTACACCGAGGCCGTCCGGGAGGGCATCTACGTGCCGCTCGGCGAGGGAGACGTCAACTTCGGGGCCATCGTCGCGGCGCTCGATGCCGTGGGCTTCGACGGCTGGTACGTCCTCGAGCAGGACACGATCCTTGCCGCCGAGCCGACGGACGAGGGTCCGGTCAAGGACGTCCGCTCGTCGATTCGCTACCTGCGCGGCCTGGCCACGGCCTAG
- a CDS encoding ZIP family metal transporter — protein sequence MWEALAWGALAASSLVIGALLGVARHWRKATIGVVLGFGAGALISSISFELAEEGLAVGGAVPLAAGLAAGALAFYFADRLVRRLGSGLGGGSAGLPLALGALLDGIPEQAVLGLGLAQGKGVSVAFLVAIFVSNLPESIGSATDMSAAGERPRRIVGLWVVVAVACTLASLGGFAVAEFTAEQFEAGVDGFAAGALLVMLVGSMIPEATEKAGDKAGLAAVLGFAVAAGLSSLA from the coding sequence ATGTGGGAGGCACTGGCCTGGGGCGCACTCGCGGCCTCCTCGCTCGTCATCGGCGCGCTGCTCGGCGTCGCGCGGCACTGGCGCAAGGCGACGATCGGCGTCGTGCTCGGGTTCGGCGCCGGCGCGCTGATCTCCAGCATCTCGTTCGAGCTGGCCGAGGAGGGTCTCGCCGTCGGCGGCGCCGTGCCTTTGGCGGCAGGCCTCGCCGCCGGGGCGCTGGCCTTCTACTTCGCCGACCGCCTGGTCAGGCGCCTCGGCAGCGGGCTGGGTGGCGGTTCGGCCGGGCTGCCGCTCGCGCTGGGAGCCCTGCTCGACGGCATCCCCGAGCAGGCGGTGCTCGGGCTGGGCCTGGCGCAGGGCAAGGGCGTGAGCGTCGCCTTCCTGGTCGCGATCTTCGTCTCGAACCTGCCCGAGTCGATCGGCTCGGCCACCGACATGAGCGCGGCCGGCGAGCGTCCGCGCCGCATCGTCGGGCTGTGGGTCGTCGTGGCGGTCGCTTGCACCCTGGCCTCGCTCGGCGGCTTTGCGGTCGCGGAGTTCACGGCCGAGCAGTTCGAGGCGGGGGTCGACGGGTTCGCTGCGGGCGCCCTGCTGGTCATGCTGGTCGGGTCGATGATCCCCGAGGCGACCGAGAAGGCGGGCGACAAGGCCGGCCTGGCCGCCGTGCTCGGATTCGCCGTCGCGGCGGGCCTGTCCTCGCTCGCCTGA